GCAGCGCGGCTTCCGGGAGTATCCGTCGGTGGAGTATGGCCGGCGCTCGCCGCTTCCCGATGACTGGCAGAAGCCGGGCGAATGGACCTTTGCGCGTCTGATGTTTCCCGGCGGGCCGCTGGATGGCTATCGTGGGCGTTTTGACGGCCCATGGCAGGAAGGACTATCGCTTTGGACGCAGGACTACCCCAAGGCCGACCGCGATTTTGCTGCGAGTGTCCGCCGCCTGACACGCATTGATGCGCGCAGCGTGGAACAGCCGGTGAACCTTGAAAACGGTGACGAGGTCTATGACTATCCGTGGATCTATGCCGTGCAGGTAGGCGAATGGGGACTGACCGGGACACAGGGCGCGAAGCTGCGCGACTACCTGCTGCGTGGCGGATTCTTTATGGCTGACGACTGCCATGGTTCAGAAGAAGAGGCGTACTTCACCAAGACGATGAAGATGGTCTTTCCGGAGCGCGACCTAGTGGAGATTCCGGATAATGACCCGGCCTTTCATACGGTCTTCGATCTGACCGAGCGCATCCAGGTTCCAGGCGCGGAGCACCTGAACAACGGCTACAAGAAGGACGGACGCGTGCCGCACTGGAAGGGAATCTACGACGACAAGGGGCGGCTGATGGTGGCGCTGAGTTTGAACTCTGACATTGGCGATTCGTGGGAGTTCTACGACTCGCCTTGGTATCCGCTGAAGTATTCGGAGATGGGGATCAAACTGGGTGTGAACTATGTGCTGTATGGGATGACGCATTGAGGACTAGCAGTGCACAAATGCCGGTCTCTCCACTCCGCGCAACGCGCTCCGGTCGAGAGGGCAGAAACTAACCGAGTGCTCAGGATGACCCAAAAAACGAAACCCACCCTTCGTGATGTGGCTGCGAAGGATGGGCAAGAGCTTGCGCTTTACCTGTTGATCGTCTTCATGCCGGTGGCGTTGTAGCGGTCGCCTGCGACGGCGCCCTTGGGCACTGCGGCTTCGATCTCCGCAAGCTCTGTTGCGGTGAACTCGATCTGCGCCGACGCCGCGTTCTCGTCCAGGTATTTGCGGCGCTTGGTGCCCGGGATGGGGACAATGTCGTTGCCCTGTGCCAGTACCCAGGCGATGGCAAGCTGGCTGGCTTTGACACCTTTCTTCGCGGCCAGATCTTCCAGCTTCTGGACCAATAGCAGGTTCTTGTCCAGGTTCTCGCCGGAGAAGCGCGGGTAACGGGAGACGCGGGCGTCGGAGGCGTCGAGCCTGGAGGTGTCCTTGATGGCTCCGGTCAGGAAGCCGCGGCCCAGCGGCGAGTAGGCGACAAAGCCGATGCCGAGTTCGCGTACGGTGGGAAGAATCTGTTCTTCCACGTCACGCTCCCACAGAGAGTACTCGGTCTGCAGCGCGGTGATGGGATGCACCTTGTGCGCGCGGCGAATGGTTTCGGGGTTGGCCTCGGACAGGCCAAGGTACTTCACCTTGCCGGCCTGCACCAGCTCGGCCATGGCACCGACGGTCTCCTCAATGGGAACGTTGGGGTCGACGCGGTGCTGGTAGTAGAGGTCGACATAGTCGAGCCCGAGGCGCTGCAGCGAGGCATCGAAGGCCCGCTTCACATATTCGGGACGGCCGGAGACCTCCCAGAAGGCGGGGTCTTCGGGCTTGCGAAGATTACCAAACTTGGTGGCGAGGAAGACCTCGTCGCGGCGCGGTTTGATGGTCCTTCCAACCAGTTCTTCGTTGTCGCCCATGCCGTAGACATCGGCGGTGTCGAGGAAGGTGATGCCGAGATCGAGCGCTCGCAGCAGCGTGGCGGCGGATTCCGTGTCATTGCGATCGCCGTAGAACTCGCTCATGCCCATGCAGCCAAGGCCGAGACGAGAGACGACGGCACCCTGAGAACCGAGTTTGACCTTTTCCATGCATGTTGGATGCCTCTGGGCTCCGCAAGGGTTCCGTCAGATTGCAACAGGCGGTACGGCGGCGGCCCTGCGGGCTCGCATACTGCGGTCGATACCGGTGGCGAGACGCAGAAAGATCCAGTACAGCAAGGGAGCCACGATGGCCGCAAACAGCACCCATGCGGCCACACCGGCTACCAACATGCGCCATAGCTGGTGAAACGCGACGCCGGGATTAGTTTTCACGGCGGCCGTGATCTGTTGCAGCGTCATGGTGGTGCGTTCGGAACGCAGCAGCCATTGCCCCATGCGGATGAACGGCAATAGAAGCGCAAGCTGCAGCGGATAGACAAGGTAGTTGGTCAGCTGAGCAGCCGGCAGGTTGAGCCGCAGTACGAATACCGCCAGAAGGCAGATCGCCGTTGTAGTCCCAAGCACAGGGAATACGCCGATCACCGCTCCAGCCGCCATGCTCAACGCAAGTCGGTGCGGCGTGATACCGTCCAGCAGCAGGTTGCGGAGGGGAAGAACGATACGGCGCTCAAGAAAGTCAGGCATGGTGGGATGTTGTTATTCCACGACGCCGTCGAACATGTCCGTGGTCATCGCCGCTGGCTGTGGCGTGGAGGCCGACATCAACAGGTAGAACTCCTGCTTGCCGAACTTGTCCAGGTACGGCCTGACGCTTTCCAGCACCGGCAACTGCGAGGCGTGCATCTCGAAGGCCAGGATACGCACCGGCAACACCGCTTCCGTGTTCAGTACGCAGGTCCACGGGGCAGGCATCAGCGGCTGGCGGTCGGGAATCGTGAAGTTGGTGGTGATGTGGTACAGCCGCTGCGCCAGGTGCGGCTCCAGATCAAGCTCCGGGTAGCGCTTGGGCCGGCCGGCCCAGTGATAAGCGGCCGTTGTGATGGCGGAGACCATGGTGTGGTCGGGATGCGTGTTCAGACCGCCGTCGAGGCCGAAGGTGACGACAACATGCGGCTTGAAAGTCCGCATGCGCTCGACCAGCTTCTTTCCCGCTTCTTCGACATCGGCGTGGACGAGCTGGGCGTCGTGATAATCCAGCAACTCATGGTGCTTGATGCCGAGTACCTGGCAGCTTGCGGCGAACTCTTCGCGGCGGATGCGGCCCAGCTCCTTGCTATCTGCGGAGCTGCCGCGGTTGGTGGCCGCCTGCCCGTCGGTCAGGCAGATGCAGCTGACCTCCACGCCGCTGCGGGTTGCCAGGGCAATCGCGCCTCCAAAGGCAAAGCACTCGTCGTCGGGGTGTGCGACGATGACCATCATCCTCAAGCCCATGCTGTGTTCTCTCCACTGGCGCTTTCGTTGAGCGCTTCTTCGTCAAAGGGCAGGCTGCCCGTTTCTACTACGGTGTCAGGACCGGCGCCGGCTACCGGAGCAAAGCTGCGGCGGTGCAGCGGTGTGGGTCCCAGTTCTTTGAGGGCGCGTTTGTGCGCCGGGGTCGCATAGCCTTTGTGTGAGGACAGACCGTAGCCGGGGTGTACCTCGTCCGCGGCACACATCAGGGCATCGCGGTGCACCTTGGCCACGACGGAAGCCGCCGCGATGGACAGTGAGAGCGAGTCGCCGTAGACCAGCCTGGTCTGCGCGCAGGGATGGTCGATGCGCATGGCGTCGATCAGCAGGTGGTCAGGCGCGATGCCCAGCCCGGCGACGGCGTTGAGCATGGCCAGACGCGATGCCTGGTAGATGTTGATGCGGTCGATGGTCTCTGCCGCGACCTCGGCCACGCAGACGGCCAGGGCCATGGCTCGCACCTGAAGATCGAGCCGTTCGCGGTCTTCGCGAGCCAGTTGTTTTGAATCGGTCAGACCGGCGGCGGCAAGTTCGGCGCACTGCTCGGGCAGAATGACGGCTGCTGCGACGACCGGACCATACAGGGCGCCACGGCCAACCTCGTCGACGCCCGCGATCAGGCGGTATCCCTTGAGCCGCAACGCCTGCTCACACTCGTCGGAGCAGACCAGCTGCCGCAGCATCCTCTGCTTGGCGGTGGAGGCAGCGAGCGGCTTCCCGGTGCGGGGGGAGACGGCTTTGGAACGGGGCAGCGGCATCGTCTGATTTCCAGTGTATCGCCTCACTTTTTGTAATCCTCCGCAGTTCGGCATATGCTTGCCAGCAAGATTCTCCCCAGGAAAGAGGAAACCCCGCGATCCGGCAACAACCGGGCGTGGAGAAACACGTTTTTATGCAGTGGAAATGGATGTGTTCTCTGGTGGTTTGCGCTGCGGCCCTGGTGGCAGCGCAGGATGCTTCACAGCCGGAAGGACCGGCCCAACCGACAGGCCCGGCAAAGCATGGCGGCCTGTTCAGCAGGAAGCCGAAGGTCGTCCTGAGCCCCGAGGAAGAGGCTCGCCAAAAAGCAGAGATCCAGCGGCAGATCGATGTCCTGCCGCGGCAGGGAGCGCCGATTCTGGATGAGAGCGGAAAACAGATTCTGGACCCCGATGCCAGGCCGATGTTTCAGCCTGCTCCCCGGCCGTTGCTGGACAAGCATGGTCAACCCGTCCTGGACGAGGATGGAAAACTGCTGCTGCAGACGAAGGACCACCTGGGCTATGACGCCCACGGCAAGAAGCTGAAAGCGGAAAAGGAGAAGATCCCGAAGAAGGTTCCGGTCACGATTGAACAGGGCACGCTGACCGTGGACGGATGGACAGGCAAGGCGCGGCTGAACTATGAGATCGACGATCTGAAGTACCTGTACATCTACGCTCCAGGCATTGGGAACACAGTGGTTTCCACGCTGCCGTTTCCGGGAGCTACCGCGCAGAAGAATGCCTTCGACGGCAAAACACTGACGATCAGCGTGGGCGAGCACCAGTTACAGATTGCCGGGGAAAAGCCGCTGCTTCACCAGAAGCATCCTGTGCCGGCCTACGTGCTGGTGGACAGGGAGTACAGCCGGGAGTCGCGCTTTCCCGTGATGGGGTACGGCCCCCTGCGCCGCGCGCCGTATGCCTGGCCGGCAGCCAAAGCCGTGGAAACAAGAGCTCCCGCACTGCCGAAGGAAGTTATGCCGGTGCTTGCCAGGCCAGCGGAGACACCGGGAAAACAGCCGTAGAGGGGTGCAACTTAAACACGAAAAAGCCGGCCTTTGGGCCGGCTTTTCGCGTCAAAAAATGACGCCGAGGCGTTACTTTACGCGCTCGACTTCCTTCAGGCGGGCAGCCTTGCCACGCAGAGCGCGGATGTAGAACAGCTTGGCGCGACGCACCTGGTAGGAGCGAACCTTCTCGACCTTGTCGACAACCTTGGAGTTGTACGGGAAGATGCGCTCGACGCCCTGGCCGAAGCTCATCTTGCGAACCGTGAAGCTGCCCTGGGGGCCCTTCTTCGTGGCGATAACCAGACCCTCAAAGGCCTGCAGGCGCTCTTTGTCGCCTTCCTTGATCTTTACCTGCACGCGGACGGTGTCTCCGGGGCCGAATTCGGGAAGATCGGTCCGCTGGAGTTTCGCGGCAAGTCTCTGCATGATGGGGTTGATTGACATGACACACTTTTCCTTCGAAGAGTCGAAGTTTCAGTTTACAGGAAAGTCATACAGATGGGAACCTTCGCAGGCACCCCGCAGAGATTTTCCTTCAGGAAAGTTCCGGATCAGCCCGTCTGCTGATTGTTTTCCCGCTGCAGGCGCTCGTTCCAGGCGGCCAGAGGCTTGATTTCCGGCTGGGGAAGCTCCCTTCCCTTAACCGAAGCGGCCGTGGACTCCGCCTGAGGGGCACGGGGCAGGAACCAGTCGTTCAGGATTCCGGCAACGGCCTGCGTCGTTTCCGGCGCCATGCCGTGGATGCGGGCAGCGAGCCACGCCTGCGGAGTAATGGTCAGCTCCGCTTTCCGGGCGGCGACGGCATGGAAGATGCGGTTGGCGGCGCGCTTGGTGCTGGCGGAAAGTCCCGGTGTGGTGGCCGCGGCGGCAAACCACTGGTACTCCTTCGCGGCATCGCCCCGGAACTGCGCCTGAACGTGCGAGCCGGTGCGCAACAGCCCCGGGCAGACGGTGGTGACGAAGATCTTTTTCGATTTCAGCTCGGAACGGAGACCTTCGGAGAAGCCGGTTAGGGCAAATTTCGACGCGGTGTAGGGCAGCATGTGCGGCATGGCCAGCTTGCCGCCGATGGACGCGATGTTGACGATAGAGCCGGAGCCACGCACCAGCATCTGCGGCAGGACGGCGTGAATGGTGTTGAGCGCGGAGAAGAAGTTCACGCGCATGGCCTCGTCAAAGGCGGAGATGGGCTGATCTTCGATGGGCCCGACCTGGATGATGCCGGCGTTGTTGATCAGAACGTCAACGCGGCCAAAGTGGGTGGTGGCGCGCTGGATCAGGTCTGCGGCCGCCTTCTCGTCGGTGAGGTCGCAGGGCACCAGAAGTACGTCCTCGGCGTATTTCACGGCGGCACGGTCCAGCAGCATCTGGCGGGCTCGGAGAAGCTCATCCGCATCGCGGGCGGCGAGCACCAGCGAGGCTCCGCCACGGGCAAAGCGCTGGGCGAGAGCCAGACCGAGGCCGCGCGATCCTCCGGTGATGACGACCACCTTGTTGCGGATGGCCTTCTTGCGCTTCTGTGCGACGTAGACCGCCCCGGCGGTAATGGCCATGCCGGCGGCGCCCAGAAGCACCTGCGCTGTGGGATTGGTGGCCGTGGCGGAGCGGTAAAGCTTGCGCAGCGCGAGTTTCTTGCCGATTTTGAAGAGGATGCCCATGTCTTTTCTTTCAGACGGCAATTTGATGCACCCAGTTGCTAGACGGTGCTTCCGGAGTGCCAAACCGTCCAATATAGTGACAGAAGAACCATTATGGCGACGAAGCGTAAATCGAAGGGTGCTTACATGATCTCGGCTGTGGCCGAGATGTATGACATACATCCGCAGACGCTGCGCCTGTATGAGCGCGAAGGTCTGCTGCGTCCGTCGCGGTCGGACGGAAACACGCGGCTGTACACCGATGAAGACCTGGAGCGGCTGGAGTTCATCCTGAACCTGGCGCGCGACCTGGGAGTAAACATCGCCGGCATCGCCATTGTTCTGCAGATGAGGGAGCGCATGGAAGAGATGAACCGCCAGATGCAGAACTTTGTGGAATACGTCCGCACGGAGATGCTGACCCGCATGCAGCAGGCACAGCAGCCGCAGGGGCCGGGACTTGTGCCCTTCAAGCGGCCGGTGAATCCGAAAAAATAATCCACGATGATCTTCTGGTTGTTACGCGTCCTGTTTTATCTCGTGTGCTTGGGTACGGTGACCTCGGCCATTTACACCGGCATGGTGGTGGTGGCCGCGTTGAAGTACAACACTCGCAAGCGCCGCGCCGAGCGGCTGCCCGCTGACTTTATTCCTGCTGTAAGTGCCTGCAAGCCGCTGCATGGCGAGGAGCCTGGGCTTGAGAAAAATCTCGCCAGCTTCTTTGAGCAGCAGTATCCCGGTGCGTGGGAGCTGATCTTTGTCGCCCGTCACGCGAGCGATGCGGGTCTGCAGCTGGCGCAGAAGGTGGGCGAGCGCTATCCGCAGGTGAAGGCGCGTTACCTGACCTGTGGCGAGCCGCAGTATCCCAATGCCAAGATGTTTTCGCTCGGTGTGCTGGCTGAGGCTGCGGAGCATGAAGTCCTGGTGAGCAGCGATGCTGATGCACGCGTGGCCCAGGATTACCTGCTGCGCTGCGTGCAGGACCTGAAGGACGGCACGGTGCTTTCGTCGTGCCTGTACCGCGGCACCGTGGACGAGCCGAACCTGGCCACCGAACTGGACGCTATGGGCAAGACGGTGGAGATGTGCGCCGGCGTTCTGGTGGCGACGATGGTGGAAGGTGGAACGAAGTTTTCGCTCGGCGTAACGATGATCCTGCACCGCCAGGCCTTTTATGATGCCGGTGGCTACGAAGATCTGGGCCAGTACCATGCGGAGGACTTCATCCTGGGCAACCGGTTGGCCGAGCAGGGGAAGAAGGTCATCATGTCGCCGCATGTGATCAACCTGATTGTGCCGAAGACGACGCTGAACCTGAGCTTCCGCAACCAGCTGCGCTGGATGCAGAGCACGCGCCGCTCGCGTCCGGCGGGACATCTTGGTACCGGGCTGACCTTTGCCCTGCCCTTTGGCGTGCTGGGACTGATCTGGGGGCTGGCGGCGGGACGTCCGCTGCTGGGGCTTGGGTTCCTGGCCATTGCCTGCATCAATCGCATGGTGAAGGCCTTCACCATGCTGTCAGTATTGGACGATCCGAACCGCACGCGCTATACGCTGCTGTATCCGCTGCGCGATCTGATGGGCGGCATCCTGTGGCTGTGCAGCTATCTGCCGGGTGAGATGTATTACCACGGCGGGCTGTATGAGCTGACGCCGGATGGCCGGTTGAAGCGGCGGAATTAAGATTCATCGCGTCTTTACACAGGTGCACTACCGTGTTGGCCATGAATCGCCGCGACTTTCTTTCGTTTGCAGGAACCGCCGGGGCAGCCGTTGCCCTGGGAGCCGCCACGCCCTCCGCACAGGCTCAGCAGCCGGGCTTCCGCTTTATTTTTCTGACGGACACGCATATTCAGCCGGAGTTGAACGCGGCCAAGGGCTGCGAGATGGCGTTCAAGAAGATGCGTACGGAGAAGGTGGACTTTGCCATCCAGGGTGGCGACCATGTCTTCGACTCGCTGGAGGTGCCGACCTCGCGCGCTCTGAGCCTGTTTGACCTGTACGACAAGACGGCGCAGGACCTGAGCCTGAAGGTGCACCACACCATCGGCAACCATGATGTCCTGGGCATCTACCCGAAGAGCGGTGTTTCGCCGACCGATCCGCTCTATGGCAAGAAGACCTTTGAGGACCGCATGGGCGCGCGCTATCGCTCGTTCGACCACAAGGGTGTTCACTTCGTGATACTGGATTCGATTGGCATCACGGACGACCGCGCTTACGAGGGCCGCATCGACGCGGCGCAGGTGGCATGGCTGGCCGATGACTTGAAGAAGCTACCGAAGGGAACGCCGGTGATTGTGACCAGCCATATCCCGATCATCTCGGCCTATGACCAGTACCTGAAGCCTTCGCCGAAGCCGGCGGCGCACCATGGCCTGACGGTGATCAACTCTTACGAGATGGTGACGCTGTTCCAGCAGTACAACGTGCTGGCGGTGCTGCAGGGCCACACCCATGTGAACGAGGTGGTGGAGTATCGCGGCGTGAAGTACATTACCGGCGGAGCGGTGAGCGGCAACTGGTGGAAGGGCACACACATGGGCGCTCCGGAGGGGTACACGGTGGTGTCAGTGGAGAACGGCAAGGTATTGACGCAGTACCAGACGTATGGCTTCCAGGCGGTGGTGCGGGAAGACAGTTAGGGTTCGTGCCTGTCACCCCGACCCGAGGCGCAACATGCCGCAGGGACCTGCATTTGCTTTTTCTTGTCCGTCATTCCGCAGTGCAGCAAAGGAATCTGCTTCAGCCTTTGCCGTTCTTGTTCTTTTGTCTTCCTGAGCGCAGCGAAGGACCTGCTTTCTTCCACCCAGCCAGACTCGACCGGGGAGAGCAGGTCCCTGAATCCGCTACTTACAGCTCGCCGTCACCGGGTTGCACCGGAACCCGTCCGTAAACGGTTTTACCTGGTAGGTATTGCCGTAGATGTTCGGCTCCAGCGGGTAATCGGTGGAGATGATTTGCGCTCCGCTCCGCAGTGTTCCTTCGCGACGCGTGGTGTCGTTCTTGCGCGCTTCGTAGGTGTCAATGTCCGCGCGCGAGCGAACGAAGTATCCCTTGCGGACCAGCTCTTCCACGCGGCCCGGCTTGATGGTCGCGTTGTCCACCATCACAAAGGCGGTATGCTTCATGCCCGGCAGGCCCTGCACAAACGCCGCTCGGCCTTCCAGGTTCTCATGACCTTCCAGATACGGCGCAAACGCCTTGAAGTTCAGCCCCGGCACCAGGAACAGGAAGAGGAACTTGCCGCGTGTCTCGGATACTTTTGGCCATGCCTTGGCCAGTGCCGCCTCTTCCACGGTGGCGTGTGTCCCGCGCAGATCATCCGGCGTAAACAGCCGCTCGCGTCCCATCACGCGCACAATCTCCGTGTCCACCTCGTCAAACGCTGCCTTGTCGAAGGCACCCACCGTAACCGCCCCTGGGACCACCTTCTCCAACCCGGACAGCTTCGGCTCCAGCAGAATGAAGACCGGGCTGTGGCCGGGGTTCGCATCCGACCACTGGCGCAACAGCTTCAGGCACTGCTGAAAGCGCGGGCACTGGCTGCGGAAGTCGATATCGGCCATGTGGAAGACCTTCATGCCCGGCTGTTCCAACTGTTCCTCGTAGATGGGCGCAAGGTCGGTTTCCCCCTTGGCGCGTAGTTCCCGGTAAGGCAGCGGATCGGCATACAGGCCGCCCTTCGGATCGGCCTGCAGGTCCAGCTCCAGGCTGCGCACGCCGGCCCGCAGTTGCATCTCCAGCGGAGCCTGGATGTAATCCAGCCCATCGGCAAAGGCATCCGCCAGCGGATTCGGATGTTCTTCCTTCATCGCCGCAGCCTGCTCAGCCGGCATGTGCTGCATCATGCCCTCAATCATCGGCTTAAGCCGTGGACCCATCACCTGCATCACGCGCGGATCGGCGGGCATCTGGTAGCTATTGTGCGTGCCTACCACCTGAATCTGGTTAAGACGCAGATCGTTCTGTGCAAGGGCAGGTAGTACGCAGACCATCAGGGCCAAAGGAAGCAGCATTCTCATGCTGCCGATCCTAGAGCAGGCGTGTAATCCTCAGGTAAATGCCGCACCGCTCCTCACATCGCACCACCCGGCATCTTCTCGACGCGGGCCATGACCTCTCAGCATGCCTGCGCATGCTGCCGTCAGGGCTCTTCGCGCTGCTTGAAAGCAAGCTGCACCCGGTCACGGTCACCAACGGCCACGCCGCCCTGCTGCACCATGGGCAGGATGCCTTCGCAAGGTTCCGCTTCTGCATCACCCATTCCAGGCTTGAAGCCTCGCAGACTGCGGCTGGTACCTTCACCTACGATGGCCCGGTCGACGAGGCCGAGCAAGCCCTGCTCACCGCAGGCTTCCGCCGCCGCCGTGGCGCTCACGCCGGTCAACGCGAGTTCCGAACGCGCGGACACTGGCTTACCGGGGCAGACTCCGCGCACTTCCTCTTGTTTGAACTCCCGCTCCATCCCGGCAACCCCGGCCGGACCCAGGGAGAGTTTCACTTCGGCGAACACACGCCCTACTCGCCCCTGGGCTGGCTGTTTCATTGGCTGCTGGAAGCGCACCGCTAGCGTTACTCCAGAAAGCTCACAATTTCCGCGGCAATCGCGCAAAGGCGTTATCGCTTGCGAGCTGTCACCTTCAGGAATTCGTTCTTCACCAGCGTGGAGATTGCAGGCGACTCCGACACGTTGTGCGAGCTCCACAGTTCGACCAGGTCGGCGCGCAGGGCAGCCTGCCCGGCTTCGTCCAGACGGTTGAAGGCCATCTGCGTCGGGCCGAAGTAGCGCCGGAAGAACTCGACGACCTCTGCCGGCGGAAGCGGAAGGTCGAAGTCGATCGGAACAATCTCCGTCGCAATCGCATCGAAGTACGGCGACAGCCGTTCGCGCACGGTGGCCTCATCACCCCAAAGCACCGGCGGCGCCAGGCCAGGCGGAGGCGGAGCATGCTTGCTGCCGGTGCGGAACATGAGTCCGGAAAAGCTTGCCGGGTTCCAGTTGGCCATCGCCAGCAGGCCTCCTGGTTTCAGCACACGCGCCGCTTCGCTGGCCACCAGGGCCGGCCGCGGAGCGAACATGGCCCCGAACATGGTGACGACCATGTCAAAGCTCGCGTCCGCGTAAGCAAGCGCCTCGGCATCTCCCTCGTCGAACTGGATTTCCAGTCCCTCGGTTGCCGCGCGCTCCCGTGCCTGTGCCAGCAGGTTGGTGGCGATGTCGACTCCGGTGACCACGGCGCCCCGCCTCGCTTCCGGCAGCGCGGTGTTGCCGGTGCCGCAGGCAACGTCCAGCACGCGCATGCCGGGCGTAATGCCCAGGCCCGCGACAAAGCTCTCGGCGCCGCCGGAAATCGTCTTCGCTACCACGCCGAAGTCTCCGGCCATCCAGGTGGTTTTCATTGACTGCTTGATGTTTTCTATGGGAACGGGGGAGTCCATCGTGCACCTCGCGCCACAAGGGTAACCCGCTTCTGCAGCTGCGACGCGATGAAAAACGATTTACTTGCCGCCGAAGATGCGCCTGAAGAAGTGGCCAATGGACTGGAAGGCA
Above is a genomic segment from Terriglobus tenax containing:
- a CDS encoding DUF4159 domain-containing protein, whose product is MRLRRTTRAVGMALVLLGVGYAQRGFREYPSVEYGRRSPLPDDWQKPGEWTFARLMFPGGPLDGYRGRFDGPWQEGLSLWTQDYPKADRDFAASVRRLTRIDARSVEQPVNLENGDEVYDYPWIYAVQVGEWGLTGTQGAKLRDYLLRGGFFMADDCHGSEEEAYFTKTMKMVFPERDLVEIPDNDPAFHTVFDLTERIQVPGAEHLNNGYKKDGRVPHWKGIYDDKGRLMVALSLNSDIGDSWEFYDSPWYPLKYSEMGIKLGVNYVLYGMTH
- a CDS encoding aldo/keto reductase yields the protein MEKVKLGSQGAVVSRLGLGCMGMSEFYGDRNDTESAATLLRALDLGITFLDTADVYGMGDNEELVGRTIKPRRDEVFLATKFGNLRKPEDPAFWEVSGRPEYVKRAFDASLQRLGLDYVDLYYQHRVDPNVPIEETVGAMAELVQAGKVKYLGLSEANPETIRRAHKVHPITALQTEYSLWERDVEEQILPTVRELGIGFVAYSPLGRGFLTGAIKDTSRLDASDARVSRYPRFSGENLDKNLLLVQKLEDLAAKKGVKASQLAIAWVLAQGNDIVPIPGTKRRKYLDENAASAQIEFTATELAEIEAAVPKGAVAGDRYNATGMKTINR
- a CDS encoding DUF2062 domain-containing protein, whose protein sequence is MPDFLERRIVLPLRNLLLDGITPHRLALSMAAGAVIGVFPVLGTTTAICLLAVFVLRLNLPAAQLTNYLVYPLQLALLLPFIRMGQWLLRSERTTMTLQQITAAVKTNPGVAFHQLWRMLVAGVAAWVLFAAIVAPLLYWIFLRLATGIDRSMRARRAAAVPPVAI
- a CDS encoding PIG-L deacetylase family protein; its protein translation is MGLRMMVIVAHPDDECFAFGGAIALATRSGVEVSCICLTDGQAATNRGSSADSKELGRIRREEFAASCQVLGIKHHELLDYHDAQLVHADVEEAGKKLVERMRTFKPHVVVTFGLDGGLNTHPDHTMVSAITTAAYHWAGRPKRYPELDLEPHLAQRLYHITTNFTIPDRQPLMPAPWTCVLNTEAVLPVRILAFEMHASQLPVLESVRPYLDKFGKQEFYLLMSASTPQPAAMTTDMFDGVVE
- a CDS encoding ribonuclease HII translates to MPLPRSKAVSPRTGKPLAASTAKQRMLRQLVCSDECEQALRLKGYRLIAGVDEVGRGALYGPVVAAAVILPEQCAELAAAGLTDSKQLAREDRERLDLQVRAMALAVCVAEVAAETIDRINIYQASRLAMLNAVAGLGIAPDHLLIDAMRIDHPCAQTRLVYGDSLSLSIAAASVVAKVHRDALMCAADEVHPGYGLSSHKGYATPAHKRALKELGPTPLHRRSFAPVAGAGPDTVVETGSLPFDEEALNESASGENTAWA
- the rplS gene encoding 50S ribosomal protein L19, with translation MSINPIMQRLAAKLQRTDLPEFGPGDTVRVQVKIKEGDKERLQAFEGLVIATKKGPQGSFTVRKMSFGQGVERIFPYNSKVVDKVEKVRSYQVRRAKLFYIRALRGKAARLKEVERVK
- a CDS encoding SDR family NAD(P)-dependent oxidoreductase — translated: MGILFKIGKKLALRKLYRSATATNPTAQVLLGAAGMAITAGAVYVAQKRKKAIRNKVVVITGGSRGLGLALAQRFARGGASLVLAARDADELLRARQMLLDRAAVKYAEDVLLVPCDLTDEKAAADLIQRATTHFGRVDVLINNAGIIQVGPIEDQPISAFDEAMRVNFFSALNTIHAVLPQMLVRGSGSIVNIASIGGKLAMPHMLPYTASKFALTGFSEGLRSELKSKKIFVTTVCPGLLRTGSHVQAQFRGDAAKEYQWFAAAATTPGLSASTKRAANRIFHAVAARKAELTITPQAWLAARIHGMAPETTQAVAGILNDWFLPRAPQAESTAASVKGRELPQPEIKPLAAWNERLQRENNQQTG
- a CDS encoding MerR family transcriptional regulator, coding for MATKRKSKGAYMISAVAEMYDIHPQTLRLYEREGLLRPSRSDGNTRLYTDEDLERLEFILNLARDLGVNIAGIAIVLQMRERMEEMNRQMQNFVEYVRTEMLTRMQQAQQPQGPGLVPFKRPVNPKK
- a CDS encoding glycosyltransferase, producing MTSAIYTGMVVVAALKYNTRKRRAERLPADFIPAVSACKPLHGEEPGLEKNLASFFEQQYPGAWELIFVARHASDAGLQLAQKVGERYPQVKARYLTCGEPQYPNAKMFSLGVLAEAAEHEVLVSSDADARVAQDYLLRCVQDLKDGTVLSSCLYRGTVDEPNLATELDAMGKTVEMCAGVLVATMVEGGTKFSLGVTMILHRQAFYDAGGYEDLGQYHAEDFILGNRLAEQGKKVIMSPHVINLIVPKTTLNLSFRNQLRWMQSTRRSRPAGHLGTGLTFALPFGVLGLIWGLAAGRPLLGLGFLAIACINRMVKAFTMLSVLDDPNRTRYTLLYPLRDLMGGILWLCSYLPGEMYYHGGLYELTPDGRLKRRN
- a CDS encoding metallophosphoesterase family protein produces the protein MNRRDFLSFAGTAGAAVALGAATPSAQAQQPGFRFIFLTDTHIQPELNAAKGCEMAFKKMRTEKVDFAIQGGDHVFDSLEVPTSRALSLFDLYDKTAQDLSLKVHHTIGNHDVLGIYPKSGVSPTDPLYGKKTFEDRMGARYRSFDHKGVHFVILDSIGITDDRAYEGRIDAAQVAWLADDLKKLPKGTPVIVTSHIPIISAYDQYLKPSPKPAAHHGLTVINSYEMVTLFQQYNVLAVLQGHTHVNEVVEYRGVKYITGGAVSGNWWKGTHMGAPEGYTVVSVENGKVLTQYQTYGFQAVVREDS
- a CDS encoding phosphatidylinositol-specific phospholipase C1-like protein, which encodes MRMLLPLALMVCVLPALAQNDLRLNQIQVVGTHNSYQMPADPRVMQVMGPRLKPMIEGMMQHMPAEQAAAMKEEHPNPLADAFADGLDYIQAPLEMQLRAGVRSLELDLQADPKGGLYADPLPYRELRAKGETDLAPIYEEQLEQPGMKVFHMADIDFRSQCPRFQQCLKLLRQWSDANPGHSPVFILLEPKLSGLEKVVPGAVTVGAFDKAAFDEVDTEIVRVMGRERLFTPDDLRGTHATVEEAALAKAWPKVSETRGKFLFLFLVPGLNFKAFAPYLEGHENLEGRAAFVQGLPGMKHTAFVMVDNATIKPGRVEELVRKGYFVRSRADIDTYEARKNDTTRREGTLRSGAQIISTDYPLEPNIYGNTYQVKPFTDGFRCNPVTASCK